From a region of the Entelurus aequoreus isolate RoL-2023_Sb linkage group LG27, RoL_Eaeq_v1.1, whole genome shotgun sequence genome:
- the lmnb2 gene encoding lamin-B2, producing the protein MATATPSRESGRPAASTPLSPTRISRLQEKQDLQHLNDRLAVYIERVRSLELENDRLMVKVSEKEEVTTREVSGLKGLYEAELADARRVLDETARERARLQIDLGKAQSDLEEATRSGKKKDADLAAAMSRASGLESQLNQSEAALSTALSQNAALSSELADIRGLLAKADDSHAVAKRQLEAETLMRVDLENRCQSLNEELEFRKNMFEEEVRESRHRQEKRIVEVDSGVRQDYEFKLAQALQDLRRQHDEQVSIYKEELEQTFQAKLDNALVSSEMNDKAVSTAREEVMESRKRIESLGYQLSALQKQASAAEDRIRELEEILSSERDKHRRMMEVRDREMNDMRERMNAQLTEYQELLDVKLTLDMEINAYRKLLEGEEHRLKLSPSPTSRVTVSRVTGSSSRTSKRKRVEVEAGDLSDIGLGKEQLLLSEEATASGAITISPTDMDGNAVTLANDTELDQPLGNWRLNRQVDDGEEIVYKFSPKFVLKAGQTVTVWSADAGVAHSPPSDLLWKSHATWGTGSDIITSLVNADGEEVARRCVSKSQMEMENGEEEEEVVVKKGKISSRECAIM; encoded by the exons ATGGCAACCGCAACCCCCAGCCGTGAATCTGGCCGGCCGGCGGCCTCGACGCCCCTCTCACCCACCCGCATCTCTCGCCTGCAGGAGAAGCAGGACCTGCAGCACCTCAACGACCGGCTGGCCGTCTACATCGAGCGAGTCCGCTCCCTGGAGCTGGAGAATGACCGACTTATGGTCAAAGTGTCCGAGAAAGAGGAGGTCACGACCAGAGAG GTGAGCGGCCTGAAGGGTTTGTACGAGGCCGAGTTGGCTGATGCTCGCCGTGTTCTGGATGAGACCGCAAGAGAGCGAGCCCGGCTGCAGATTGACCTGGGCAAGGCTCAGTCGGACCTGGAAGAGGCAACGCGCAG TGGCAAAAAGAAGGATGCAGACCTTGCAGCTGCGATGTCCCGGGCCAGTGGCTTGGAAAGTCAGCTCAACCAGAGTGAAGCTGCGCTCTCCACAGCTCTGAGCCAGAATGCTGCTCTCAGCTCTGAGCTGGCTGACATCAGGGGCCTCCTGGCTAAG GCTGACGACAGCCATGCTGTTGCTAAGCGACAGCTGGAGGCAGAGACTCTGATGCGCGTGGACTTGGAAAACcgttgtcagtcactgaatgAGGAGCTGGAGTTCAGGAAGAACATGTTTGAAGAG GAGGTGAGAGAGTCTCGGCACAGACAAGAGAAGAGAATCGTGGAGGTAGACTCAGGAGTTCGACAGGACTATGAGTTTAAGCTGGCTCAAGCTTTACAG GACCTGAGGAGGCAGCATGATGAACAGGTTTCTATCTACAAGGAGGAACTGGAGCAGACCTTCCAGGCCAAG TTGGACAATGCCCTGGTGTCCTCGGAGATGAACGACAAGGCTGTGAGCACAGCCAGAGAGGAGGTTATGGAGTCCCGGAAGAGAATTGAGAGTCTTGGATATCAGCTGAGTGCCCTGCAGAAACAA gcgtcTGCTGCGGAGGATCGCATCCGAGAACTTGAAGAGATTCTGTCGTCCGAGCGAGACAAGCACCGACGCATGATGGAGGTGAGAGACCGCGAGATGAACGACATGCGGGAGCGAATGAATGCGCAGCTGACCGAGTACCAAGAGCTCCTGGATGTGAAGCTCACTCTCGACATGGAGATCAATGCCTACAGGAAGCTCCTGGAGGGGGAGGAGCACAG GCTCAAGCTGTCTCCCAGCCCGACTTCACGAGTCACCGTCTCCAGAGTGACGGGCTCCTCCTCACGCACCTCCAAGCGGAAGAGGGTGGAGGTGGAGGCCGGTGACCTCTCTGATATTGGACTTGGAAAGGAGCAGTTGCTGTTGTCTGAGGAGGCCACTGCCAGCGGCGCCATCACTATCTCCCCAACAGACATGGACGGGAACGCCGTCACCCTGGCCAACGACACAGAGCTT GACCAGCCTTTGGGCAACTGGAGACTGAACAGACAAGTGGATGACGGCGAGGAGATTGTTTACAAGTTCTCACCAAAGTTTGTTCTCAAGGCCGGACAGACTGTCACT GTGTGGTCTGCAGATGCCGGCGTGGCTCACAGTCCACCATCTGACCTCCTGTGGAAGAGCCATGCTACCTGGGGCACCGGAAGTGACATCATCACCAGCTTGGTCAACGCGGATGGCGAG GAAGTGGCCAGGCGGTGCGTCAGCAAGTCTCAAATGGAAATGGAGAAcggagaggaagaggaggaagttgTTGTAAAGAAG GGCAAGATCTCGTCCAGAGAGTGTGCCATCATGTGA